The nucleotide sequence GCGGAAGGCGTAGGCCATCGCGCCGTAACCGCCGGTGGACAGGCCGGCCACCGCACGGGTCTGGTTGACCCGGAATCTGCTTTCGATCAGTTGCCGGACTTCGGTCGTGTGGAACGTTTCCCAGTCCGGTTTCCCGGAGCGCCACGCGGAGTAGAACGCCGCGTACCCACCGGCGGGCATCACCACCACGACGTCCTTGTCCGCGGTGAACTCTTCGACGTCGGTGTGCGCGGCCCAGCCGAGATAGTCCGGTGTCGGCACGGTGTCCTGATCCGCGCAACAGCCGTGCAGCAACCACAGTTGCGGGAACGAGCGTTCGGGCCGGGCGGTGTAGTTCGACGGGACCAGCACCCTGACCATGGCGGTGGTGCCCAGCGAGGGCGAGTCGATCGCGAGATCCGTTGTCCGCTCGTCGATCCGGACCTCGCCGACGACGCGGGCACCTTCGCCCGCCGCGGGCGGGATCGTCACGCCCGCGGCGACGACGAGCACAATGGTCGCGATCCTGAACAGCCGTCTCATCGGGAGTCCTCCGGGAAGTCGAGTTCGGCGGACAAGGCGGCCGCGAGCGCTGTGACGTGTGGCGGGTCGATCATCGAGACGTGGTCGCCGGGCACCCGTACAACCCGCAACCGCGGGCACAGCGCGTCCCAGCCGAGAGCTTCGTCGGTCCGCAGGTACCGTGGATCCAGCATCGTGGTCAGCGGATGCGGCTGATCCGCGCGGAGTAGCACAACCGTTCCGTACCACGGGCGCGGGGTGTACCGCTCGGCCAGCAGTGCGTCCACAGAGGACGTTCGCTGATGAAGCAGGACGCCCTCGCCGATCCCGGGCACTGCGGTGCGGACACGGTCGAGCACGAGCCCGATCCGGTCGTCCTCCCCGACGGCGGCGAGTTCGTCGTGGGACAGTCCGAGCGGGACGCCGTAGGTGCGCTCGATGTGTTCGGTGAAGCGGAGGAACCGGTCGAGCGGCGCGGTGTCCGGCCCGGGCAGCGGGAGGATCGAGTCGATGAGCACCACCGGCCCGACCAGCCTGCCTCGTTCGGTGAGCACCCGGGCGACTTCGTAGGCGAGGTAGCCCCCGAAGGACCAGCCCGCCAGCGCGCAGGGGCCGTCCGGTTGCCGGGCGATGATCAGGTCGGCGTAGTGCGCGGCTTTCTCTTCGACGGAGTCGAGGTGGTCGATCCGCTCGTAGCCGAGGCACGGACGGCCGAGCGCGGCCACGAGGGGCTGGTACACGCTCGTGGCCCCGCCCGCCGGATGGAACAGGTGCAGTGGCGGGCCGTCCCCGTCTCGCAGAGTACGGACGGTGCCTTCAGGAGAGGCGTCGAGCAGGTCGCGGACGACATCGGCCATGCCGGCCACGGTGGGGATGTCGAACAGGCCGGCAGGTTCGGTGCCGAGGCGGCGAGTGACGGCCTCGCGCAGCCGCCCTGCGGCCACGGCTGTGCCCCCGAAGTCGTCGTGCACGCCGACTTCGGGCACCTCCAGGACGTCACGCCACAGCGACGAGATCCAGCGTTCCGCGTGGTCGCGGGCTCCGACGACGACAGGAGCGGCGCCAGCCTCGATGCCGAGGTCCGCGGCGATGGCGGCGGCGATCTCGGACGTTCCCGCCCCGCGTAGGAGCAGAGCGGTGGACGGCTGGGTTCCGAACTCCCGCAGCACCGCCGTGCGCAACCGCAAGGCGGTCAACGAGTCGAGCCCCAGTTCGAGCAGCGGTGTCCGTGGATCCGGTGGAGAAATCCCCAGGACGTCGGCGATGCAGGCGAGCAGCCGTTCTTGGACGGTGCCGCTTCTCCCGGTCGGCGCCGAGCGGGAGACGAGTCCGGCCAGGAACGGCCGGTCCGCCAACGCTGGGAAGGCGTCGGCGACGGCGTTCGGGTCGCTGTCCAACAGGCCGAACGCCGGACGGCCGTCGGCGAGGACCGCGCCGAGCGCGTTCAAGGCGGAGGCGGGATCGATCGACGCCAGTCCCGCGTTGAGCCGCTCTTCGGCACCGTCACGGGTCCACGCGGCCCAGTTGACGGTGGTCGCGGGCAGCCCGGCGGCCCGGCGGAATGCCACCAGCGCGTCCAGCCAGGCGTTGGCGGTGGCGTGCGCGGTCTGACCGGGCGAACCGACCAACCCGGCCAGCGAGGACTGCGCGAGCCACCAGTCCAGTTCGACGTCCTTCGTGGCTTCGTGCAGCCGCAGGCCGCCGAGGACCTTGGGCCGCCAGGCGCGGGCCAGGTCGTCCGCGTCCAGCTCGGTCAGGACGCGGTCCGCGAGCAAGCCCGCGCCGTGCACCACACCCCGCAGGCGAACGCCCCCCTCCTGCGCACGTTCGACGAGCCGCTCGGCCACCCCGGATTCGGCCAGGTCGCCGAGCACGACGTCGACGTGCGCCCCTCGAGCACGCAGACCGTCGAGCACACCGGGGGCGGGTCCGGTCCTGCTGTTGAGGACCAGCCGGGTCGCGCCGTGGTCCGCCAGCCACCGGGCGATCAGCAGGCCGAGTTCGCCCAGGCCGCCGGTGATCACGTAGGCGCCAGGTCCGACCGGGACCGTGCCCGCCGCCGGGACGGTTCGAGTCAGTTTCGCGGCGAAGCGGCGGCCTTCGCGCCAGGCGACCTCGTCCTCCGGCTGATCCGCGCGGAGTTCGGCGACCAGCGAATCCATCCGGTCCAGGTCCACCTGTGTCGCGCGCAGCCCGGGATGTTCGAAGGCGAGCACCCGGATGACCGCGCGGAGCGAAGCGAGACCGGGGCGACCGGGCTCCCCCGGCAGCACGGCGTGCGCTCCTCTCGTGACGAGCCACAGGCGTGGCAGTTCGGGCCGATCGGCCAGTTTCCGCACCAGCGTTGCCACTCGGAGCACCTGTCGCTGGGCAGCGTCCGGGTCGGTGGCCTCTCCGGCGACCAGTACCACCGCGTCGGCCGGGCGGGAGGGGTCGGTGTGCACTCTGTCCCCCGCTTCGGCGAGAGCGGTGGCCAGTGCCGATTCGTCCACTTCGGACATCAGTGCCCAGGTTTTCGGACCGGATGCTTTCTGCGGCAACGGAACAGGCTCCCAGCGCGGTTCCAGCGCGGTGACCGGCGTCTTCAATCGCGAAGCCCGGACTCGCGCGAATTCGACCAGCACGGTGTCGTCGTCGGCCAGCAACTGGACGGTGCCGGTGATGCCGTCCGGGGTGGATCCGGTGACCTCGGCCGCGCACCAGGTGCCGCGTGAGGGATCGCCGAGTAGTCGGACCGAGCCGAGGACGGTGGGCACGTACCGTCCGGGGGCGGCCCCGGAACTCGCCGCGGCCGCGGCGAGGACGTGGAGGCAGGCGTCGGCGAGCGCGGGATGCAGTGCGTATGCCGGATGCCGTGTCGCCTCGTCGGGCAACGTCAGGCGGGCGGACGCGGCTCCGCTAGCCGCGTGCACACCGTGGAGTGCACGGAAAGCCGGTCCATACGCGTGGCCGGCGTCGGCGAAACGGCTGTACAGGTCGATGTCCGGTCCCTCGACCCTCGACAGCGGTGGAGGGGCGGCCGTGTCGTCGTCCACGACCGTGGCCCGGGCGTGGGTGACCCATTCGCCGACCGAACGTGCCACCACTGTGAACTCGTCACCGGTCAAGCTCGAGGTGACCGTGACCGGAGCTGCTAGGTGCAGGAGGGCCTCCAGGGTCAGCTCGCGGACGGCCTTTCCGCCTGCGGCCAAAGCCAGTTCCAGGTAGCCGGTGGCAGGGAAGACAGGGACGTCCTCCAGGGCATGGTCGGCGAGCCACGGGAGACGTTCGGCCGAGATCTCCGCCTGCCACAGGTGACGGCCGTCCTCCGGCACCTCGACGTGTGCGCCGAGCAGCGGATGCCTGGCCGGAAACGCCGTCGTGGCTCGCCAGTACCGGGTGTGTCGCCAACGTGGCCCGGGTAGGTCGAGGACCGGCGCCTCCGGATAGTGCCCGCGTAGCGCCCCGGGGTGCCCGGCGGCGTGCAATCCCGCGAGCGCGGGCATGAAGCCGTCGGCGTCGCGGCTGGTGCTCGCCAACGCCAGAGTGTCCGGGCCGCAGGTGTCCTCGATGGCGGTCAAGGTCACCGGATGCGGCGCGATCTCCAGGAAGACCGTATGTCCGTGATCCCTGGCGGCCTGCAAAGCCTGTGCGAAGCGCACCGGACGCCGCAGATTGGCCGTCCAGTGGTCGAGGTCGAATTTCGGCTCCGTCACCGGGTCTTCGGGGACGCTCGAGAACACCCGGACCGAGGGCGCCGACGACGTCACCGCCCCGACAGCGTCGCGGAATCGCCGTAACCCCGGCTCGACGGCCGCGGTATGCGCGGCCGCACCGATGGGCAGGCGACGGGCGAACCGTCCTTCAGCCGACGCCCAGGCCACGACGCGGTCGACAGCCGGCGCGGGCCCGGCGACGGTGCACTGGCCGGGCGACGCGTACACCGCGACCTCCAGGCCGGGAAAACGAGCGTCCACTTCGGACGCCGACAGTTCGACCACCGCCATCGCGCCCGCGTTCGCGATGTCCAGCCCGGCGAGAAGCCGCGCACGTGCGCGGACCACCAGCAGTCCCTGCTGGACCTCCAGCGCTCCCGCCACGACCGCGGCGGCGACCTCCCCCACCGAATGCCCCACCACGGCGGCCGGGTGTACTCCACGGCTTTCCCAGTACCGTGCGAGAGCGACCTGCACACCGAACAACGCCGGTTGCGCCACCTGGAGATCGCCGTCGTCACCTTCCAGCGCGTCGCGCAACGAGAAACCGCATACCTCGGTGAACACGGGGTCCAGGTCGGCCACGGCGGCGGCGAAATCGGGTTCGGCGGCAGCCAGCCGTGTCCCCACGCCGGTCCAGGACGCCCCGAATCCGGAGAAGACGAACACGGGCGCGGCCGCTTCGGCACGGACGAGATCCGTGTTCACCTCCGGCGCGGCATCACCGCGCGCGATCGCCCGCAGCCCGGCGACGGCGGCGGCACGGTCGGCCGCGCGCACGACGCCGCGGACACGGCCGTGGTCACGCCGCCGCGCCAAGGCCGCGGCCACCGACGGCAGGGATACGTCGGATCGTTCTTCGAGCCAGTCCGCGAGATCGGCGGCCTGGGTGGCGAGCCGGCCGGAATCCGCACCGGACACGGCGAAGAGTTCGGTCCGGCGCTCGTCTACGGCTGCGGGAGCAGGTGCCTTGGGCCACTCCTCCACCACGACGTGGGCGTTGGTCCCCCCGAAGCCGAACGCGGAGACCCCGGCGCGCGCACGGCCCGAATAGCGCGGCCACGGTGTGGGTGTGCTGACCACACTGAGGCCGTCGAAAGCGATGTGCGGATTGGGTTCCCGGAAGTGCAGGACAGCCGGGACGAGGCCGTGATCGAGGGCGAGGACGACCTTGATCAGCCCCGCAATCCCCGCCGCCCCTTCCAGATGTCCCAGGTTTGTCTTCACCGATCCCAGTAGTAGCGGGTTTTCCGAGGTCCTCCCGGAACCGAGTGCCGCCCGGAGCGCACCCGCTTCGATCGGGTCGCCCAGCAGGGTCCCGGTGCCATGCGCCTCCACATAGTCCACAGTGGACGAATCGACCGCTGCCACGGAATAGGCTTCGCGCAAAAGATCGGCCTGTGCCGCGGGATTGGGGGCCATCAGTCCGTTGGACCGGCCGTCGGAATTGACCGCGCTGCCACGCAGGACCGCCAGGATCCGGTCGCCCGCCGACCGGGCGTCCGCGAGCCGCCGCAGGACGACCACCCCGCATCCTTCGCCGCGCACGATCCCGTCGGCCGAGGCGTCGAAGGCCTTGCAGCGTGAGTCGGCGGCGAGCAGCCCGGCAAGCCGGAAAGTGGTGAAGGGACCTTCGCTGAGCAAGAGGTTCACCCCACCGGCCAGCGCGAGGTCACATTCTCCGCGTTGCAGGCTCGCCAAAGCGTGGTGTACCGCGACCAGCGACGAGGAGCATGCCGTGTCCACGACCACCGAGGGACCTCTCAGGTCCAGCAAGTAGGACAGGCGGTTGGCCACGATCGCGGCCGACGCCCCGGTGCCCGACCAGGCGTCGACCCGTCCGGGGTCGGCCATGCTCAACGCCCCGTACTCGGCGGCCGAGACACCCGCGAAGACCCCCGTCCGGCTGCCCCGAAGCCCGCCCGGGGCGATACCCGCGTGCTCCAGAGCCGCCCAGGCGACCTCCGCCATGATCCGCTGCTGCGGATCCATCGCCTCTGCCTCGTGGGCGGTGACACCGAAGAACTCCGCGTCGAAGCCGGCGACGTCGTCGAGATAGCCGCCCGGTTCGTCGGGTCCTTCACGGCCGGGAGGCCGAGGACCGATGACGTCTCGTCCGTCGGTCAGCAACTCCCAGAACCCGGCGGGAGAGTCGATCCCACCCGGCAGGCGGCAGCCGACACCGATGACTGCGATCGGCTCCGCCTCGACGGCGGGACCGGTCCTGGTGCCCTGGGGATGGGGTGCGAGCAGCGCGGCGACCAGTTCGGTGACGCTCGGGTGCCGGTAGACCAGATCCGGAGCGACAGGCCTGCCCAGGACGTCACCGAGTTCGCCTGCGACACCGACGGCGTCACGCGACGAGACGCCCAGATCGCGCAGCGGCCGGTCCACCTCGATCAGGCCGGGCGGCAGCGACGTCAGTTCCGACAGGCGGGTGACCAGCCAGGCGGTGAGCTCGGCGGGGGTCATGCGAACTCCGCCAGGTACCGGTCACGGCAAGCCGACCGGGCGATCTTCCCGCTGGAGGTGCGGGGCAACGTGTCCGGCTCGACGAGCCGCACGTCCTGCAAGGCGAGCCCGTGCCGCCGGGCGACCGCGGCACGCACGGTCGCGGCGAACCGCAGAGTGTCCACGGCACCCGGCTCGATCCGGCGGTTGCGCTCGGCGAGGACGACCGCGCGTTCACCGCCCGGGGTGTTCACGGCGAACGCGACACTATTGCGCGGCCGGACGGCGTCGTGTGCGCCTTCGACGGTGTCCTCGACGTCCTGCGGGTAATGGTTGCGTCCGTCCACGATGATCAGATCCTTGATCCGCCCGGTCACGTACAACTCCCCCTCATGCCGTGCGCCCAGATCGCCGGTGCGCAGCCAGCGGCCGAGGCCGGGCCGGTCGGCCAGCCGCGCGCCGAACACGGCGGCGGTCTCCACCGGCCGGTTCCAGTAGCCACGCCCGACGTTGGGCCCGTTCACCCAGATCTCGCCCACCGTCCCGTCGGGTACCTCCCGCTCGGTGCCCGGATCGACCACCAGCACCCGCTGGTCTATCGACCGTCCACAGGAGACGAGTTCGACACCGCCTTCCGCTGTTTCGGTGAGCTTTCCGCCTGCCAGCGCCGCCCGGTCGAACCGCCGTCCTCGCGCCACCGAACCCGCCGTGCTCGCCGAGACGTACACCGTGGCCTCGGCAAGCCCATAGGACGGACGGTGGGCCTCGGGTCTGAGCCCGCACTCCGCGAACGCCTCCCGGAAGCGCTCGATCGCGGCGGGGCGTACGGGCTCGCTCCCATCGACCAGGGCGAGAACGGTGTCCAGCCGCAACAACGCTTTTTCCGGCCCGCGGACCCGCGCGGCGGCGTAGGCATAGGCGAAGCCGGGTGCCGCGGTCACCGCACCGGGGTTGTCCGACAGCGCCTGTAGCCATCGCAGCGGCTGTTCCAGGAACGCCAGCGGTCGCATCAGGACGGTGCGGACCCCGCTCACCAGCGGCCCGGCGACCGACAGTATCAGCCCCATGTCGTGGAAGAGCGGCAGCCAGCTCACCGTGACGCCTTGCCCGCTGCTGACCCCGTAGGCCGCGCAGGCCTGCCGCGCGTTGGCGACGACGTTCCCGTGCGTGATGACCACGCCGCGCGGGGTGCCGGTGGAGCCCGAGGTGTATTGCAGGTACGCGACGTCGTCGGGGGTCAGGGCGACCGCCGCGGTTTCCCCACGCGCGTCCGGAATTTCCTCCACCGCGTGGACGGCGACGTCGTTCATCCCCCGCTCGTCGAGAAAGGCCCGGACCTGCCCGCTCTCGTCCGCCCCGGTCAGCACCAGGCGGGGCGCGCAATCGGCGAGCACGGCGGCGAGCCGGTCTCCGTGGCCCGGCAGATCCGGGCCGAAGAGCGGCACCGCCACCGCGCCCGCGCGCAGGATTCCCAGGAACGCCGTGACGTACCCGGGACTCTGATCCGCCATGATCGCCACCGGTTCCCCGGCGCCCACCCTCGTACGCAGCCAGACCGCGATGTCGGTGGCCCGGTCGTCGAGCCGGCGCCAGGTCAGCGAAATCGCGCGCCCGGCGGGATGCCGCCGGTGGTCCAGGAACGTGAGGGCCACGGCGTCGCCGTCCAAAGCGGCACACGCCGCGAGCTGCCCTGGCAACGGGGCGATGGCCGTCGAAACGGCTGCGACCGAGATCATCGAATCTTCCTCACTTCGTCGGTGTGCGGGGAAGGAGCAGGCGCGTGGCCAGCAACGCGGCCACGGCGGTCAGAACCGCGGAAAGAGCGAGTGCGCGGGTGTAGCCGTCGACGAGCGGGCCGATCGCGACCAGCGCCCCGGACAAGCCGACACCGACGGCGCCCGACAGTTCCCGTGACGCGGACAGCAGCCCGGCGGCGGTGCCCGCCAGCTGGGACGGGGCGACTTCCAGTACCTGTGTCGCCAGCGGGGCGGTGAAGGCGGAACCGAACCCGACCAGCGCGAGCGAGACGAGTCTCGGGACGATCTCTGGCTCGTTCCCGAGGACCGCGAGCGTCCCCAGGCCGACGGTCACCATGGCGAGTCCACCTGCGACCGGCGCACCGGCGCCCAGCCTGTTCACCGCTCGTCCGACGAAGGGTGTAGCCGCGATCAGCGCCAGCGCCACGATCACCAGCGGCAGGGCGGCGGCCCCTGGCCCGACGCCGAACAGCTCCCCGTACGCCAACGGCGTGAAGAACGCGACGCCGGTGACGCCGACCCCCCAGAACGCCTGCAGCAGCAGGGATCCGGTCAAAGCCCGGTGTCGCATCAGCTCCGGCAGAGCCCGGCGCAGCCGTGGAGCCCTCTCCCCCAGCCCGGCTGGCGCCGCTCCGGAGAGCAGCAGCACGACCACGGCGCAGGCCAGCACCGCCCAGAACACCCACCGCCAGTGCAGGTACTGACTCAATGCCCCGCCGAGGACCGGCCCACCGGCCAGACCGCAGGCCAGTGCCGCCAGCCATCCGGCCGCCCCGGTGGTCCGGCGAGCGGGTGGAAGGGCCGACCGGAGGAGGGTCAACGTGGCGGGCACGATCGCCGCGGCCGCCACACCCTGCACCACCCGGCCCGCCATCAGCGGGGCGCTCGCCCGAGCCGTCGCGGCGAGAAAGGCCCCGAGCGTGAATCCGGCGCCGCCCCACCGCAGTACCATCCGCGCGCCGAACCGATCGATCACCGGTCCGGCGAACACCAGCAGCGTGGCGAAGGGCAGCGCGTAGCCCAGTCCCAGCCACGGCACCAACCCGATTCCGGTGCCGAGATCCGCCACGATGGAACCGGCGGCCGCCGCGACGATCGTGTTGTCCACCGCGACCAGGAAAGCGACCGTGACGATCAGCGCGAGCACGGACGCAGTCCGTCCACAGTGGATTATTTGGTCATCCTGGCGGCAGATTGCCATTTCCACTCCACTCTTCGTCGAGTCGGGCGGCGCTTTCCCCGCTACGACGGTAAGGAGCGGACCCATTACCGGCTGTCCAACTTCTTGGACAGTCACCAGCGGTCAAAGCTCCTTTACTTCGAAGCGAGCCCCGCTCCGCTGATCTGGCTCAACGTCGAGAAGTTCACAACACGGAGGTTTCACGCGCTCATGTCCAGAAACCCTCTTCTCCGCCCCCGTCGCGCGGCGGCCGGTCTGACGGCTGTCCTGTCGCTCCTCGCCGGTGGCCTCCTGGCGTCGTCACCGGCGTACGCCGCCACCGCCACCCCGGGCAGGTTCCTGCTCGTGGGCGGTCTGCTTTCCCAGAACGTCGCGGTACATGGTGTCGCCAAGGACGGCACGCTTTCGAAGGTCTCCGGATCGCCGTTCTCCGCGTCCGCCGGCTTTTCGATCGTCGTCACCCCCGACGGCAAGAAGGCCTACGTCGCCAGCCTGACCGGCTCGTCGATCACCGGATACCGGATCGGCTCCGATGGCAAGCTCACCGCGATTCCCGGCGGCAAGGTCGGTACCGGCGCCGCCGTCGTCGGCCTCGCCCTCACCCCCGACGGCTCGCGACTGTTCGCGACCATGGGCGGCGGTGAGAACGAGGTCCGTTCCTACGACGTCGCCGCGTCCGGCACCCTCACGAAGACGACCGCGCCCCCGGCGGCGGTTCCCGGCGACAGCGCGCTCAGCCTGCCCGCACTCACCCCGGACGGCCGGTTTCTGTTCGTCACCAGCACCCTGCTGTCCAAGGTGACCAGTTTCGCGGTCGCGCCGGACGGTCGTCTCACGCTGATCGGCCAGTACCCCACGGGCAACGTCCCGGCGCTGCCCGCGGTCACCCCCGACGGCAGGTTCCTGTACATCAGCAACGAACAGGGCGCCAGCATGATCGGGTTCGCGATCGGCGCGGACGGCGCGCTCACTCCGACCCCGGGTGGCCCGTACCCGACCGGGGATCTCCCGCACGGTGCGGCGATCACCGCCGACAGCGGCCGTCTGTACGTGCCCACCGCGGGCAGTGGCGCGGTCGAAGGATTCCGGATCGGCGCGGACGGCGCGCTCACCTCGCTGCCGGGTTCGCCTTTCGACGCTCCGGACGGCATGCCGGGCCGCACGGTTCTGAGCCCGGACGGGAAGGTGCTGTTCCTCGCCGACGTCTTCTCCCCCGGGGTGACTTCGCGGGTGCACAGCTACACCATCGGCGAGAACGGTGGCCTGGCACCGACCGGGCTGCCCGCCACGAACACGGGCGTACTGATGAACGACGGCCCGTCCGCCGTGCTCACCCCGGACCAGGGGCCGACCGCGTCCGTGCGCGTGGTGTCCGCTCAGGGCGGCACCGGCTTCTTCTCCGCGGCGGCGTCGTCCGACCCGGACGGAAGGATCGTTCGCTACGACTGGGACTTCAGTGACGGTCAGACTTCGACCACCACGGAGCCCGAGGTCGCGCACACCTTCACCGGCTCCGGTCCGCGGACCGTGCGGGTCACCGTGACCGACGATGAAGGCTGCTCGACGAAGGCGGTCTTCACCGGACAGACCGTCAGCTGCAACGGCGGACCACGGGCGACCGCGAGCGTCACCGCTCCATAGCTCTTCCGGACAGACACGGCGGCCCACCGTCCATATCGGACGGTGGGCCGCATCCGTCTGCCGGAAGGCAGCGCCCCCTGGAGGACCACATGGCGAGGATTCCGAGGCAGAGAAGCCAGAGCCGAGACCGCCCGAGAGGACGCGATAGCCGCAAGTCCACCCAGCGGGCGCTCATGAGAGAACTCCTCACCTGGACGGGGAACCACACCTGTCGAGTCCGTTCAGGCCAGTGTGACAAAGCGCAACCACGTCCGGGAGGGACGGGTTTGTCCCTCCCTCGATCGTGACTACTTCCGTAACTTAAAGGCATTATATATTTAACGCTTGCTTTTCTGTCGACCGTGCCGAAGGAGTCGCGATGACAGACCGGACGGCACCGCACGACACCACCCCACTGAGCCGCGCGGCCGAACCTGTCCTCGAGCGATTCGCCGCCGAACTCGACGGTTCCCCCGTCGCGCTGGTCCTGGCCGATCACACGGCCAAGGTCGTCGGCGTGCGCTCGGCGAACCGGTCGTTCCATCGGACCATCGAGGAGCTCGGAATCACGCCGGGCGTCTCGTTCGGCGAAGACGAGATCGGGGTCAACGCGGTGGGTACACCGGTGGAGACGAGGCGTGGACTGCTCGTTCGCGGCCCCGAGCATTCACTGGCGTCCTTCCACACGTTCACTTGTTACGGGCACCCGATCGTCCATCCGATCACCCGCAGGCTCGAAGGGGTGCTCGGGATCGGCAGGCCGTCCGGAGAGGACGACCGGCTCTTCCCGCCACTCGTCCAGCGGATGGTCCGTGACATCGAGGACCGCCTGCAATTGGCCTCCCCCAATGCCCAGCGCCTGCTACTGACCGCGTTCCAACGGGCCGCGCGCCGGCGCGACCGCCCGGTGATCGTGCTCGGCGAGGGTCTGGTGCTGGCCACCCCAGCCGCACTGGACCTGCTGCAACCCGCTGATCACGTGGCCGTCCGGGCCTGTGCCGAACAGGCACCGTCGCGTCCCGGTGAGACACAGCGCCTCAACCTGGCTTCCGGCCGTGCCGTCGCGGTGCGCTGTGCCCCTATCGACGGGGGGCACGGTGTGCTCGTTGACCTCATCGCCGACGCCCCCGCGCACCGGCACAACCGCGACCGCGAACCGGGTTGGCCGCTCCTTGTCGTCGGCGAGCCGGGCAGTGGACGCACCACCGCGGCGAATGAGGCCACCAGCCACGAGCCGAGGACACTGGACGCCGCCGAAATCGTGCGGCAAGGCGAGCAAGCATGGGCCACCACCATGGACGACGTACTCGGAACCCCGGGACAGGCCGTGATCGTGGAGAACGCCCAATTGCTGTCCGAGCGGACGACCGCGCTGCTGGTCCAGCGGCTGCGCGACACCCGGCGCGAGGTCGTCGTGGTCTCGACTCCGGACGGCCTGCGGGCGCCACTGGCCGGGCTGTGTGCGGCGCGCCGGAATCTGCTGCCTCTGCGACGGCGCCGACACGAGATCCCCGGGCTCGCCCAGCGGATGCTGGACGACGCCGTGGGGAAGGGCCGTACCCGTCTCACCGCCGACACCTTGAGCGTGCTGACCGCGCAACCCTGGCCCGGAAACCTGTCCGAATTGCGGCGGGTCGTGCAGGCGATCGCCGAGGTGCGCTCCGCGGGCGACATCCT is from Amycolatopsis lurida and encodes:
- a CDS encoding alpha/beta hydrolase, with protein sequence MRRLFRIATIVLVVAAGVTIPPAAGEGARVVGEVRIDERTTDLAIDSPSLGTTAMVRVLVPSNYTARPERSFPQLWLLHGCCADQDTVPTPDYLGWAAHTDVEEFTADKDVVVVMPAGGYAAFYSAWRSGKPDWETFHTTEVRQLIESRFRVNQTRAVAGLSTGGYGAMAYAFRHKGMFAAAASYSGLPNTLLPTAAQLIQLILVRQGHGPEDLWGSQWWDHAAWSARNPFDHVDDLRGTALYVSSGNGRQAGNPWSTDPIEAAASASSRTFTDRLRLHGIPVTVDYYGDGTHSWPYWERELHTSWPFLAAALKLAERQ
- a CDS encoding type I polyketide synthase; amino-acid sequence: MTPAELTAWLVTRLSELTSLPPGLIEVDRPLRDLGVSSRDAVGVAGELGDVLGRPVAPDLVYRHPSVTELVAALLAPHPQGTRTGPAVEAEPIAVIGVGCRLPGGIDSPAGFWELLTDGRDVIGPRPPGREGPDEPGGYLDDVAGFDAEFFGVTAHEAEAMDPQQRIMAEVAWAALEHAGIAPGGLRGSRTGVFAGVSAAEYGALSMADPGRVDAWSGTGASAAIVANRLSYLLDLRGPSVVVDTACSSSLVAVHHALASLQRGECDLALAGGVNLLLSEGPFTTFRLAGLLAADSRCKAFDASADGIVRGEGCGVVVLRRLADARSAGDRILAVLRGSAVNSDGRSNGLMAPNPAAQADLLREAYSVAAVDSSTVDYVEAHGTGTLLGDPIEAGALRAALGSGRTSENPLLLGSVKTNLGHLEGAAGIAGLIKVVLALDHGLVPAVLHFREPNPHIAFDGLSVVSTPTPWPRYSGRARAGVSAFGFGGTNAHVVVEEWPKAPAPAAVDERRTELFAVSGADSGRLATQAADLADWLEERSDVSLPSVAAALARRRDHGRVRGVVRAADRAAAVAGLRAIARGDAAPEVNTDLVRAEAAAPVFVFSGFGASWTGVGTRLAAAEPDFAAAVADLDPVFTEVCGFSLRDALEGDDGDLQVAQPALFGVQVALARYWESRGVHPAAVVGHSVGEVAAAVVAGALEVQQGLLVVRARARLLAGLDIANAGAMAVVELSASEVDARFPGLEVAVYASPGQCTVAGPAPAVDRVVAWASAEGRFARRLPIGAAAHTAAVEPGLRRFRDAVGAVTSSAPSVRVFSSVPEDPVTEPKFDLDHWTANLRRPVRFAQALQAARDHGHTVFLEIAPHPVTLTAIEDTCGPDTLALASTSRDADGFMPALAGLHAAGHPGALRGHYPEAPVLDLPGPRWRHTRYWRATTAFPARHPLLGAHVEVPEDGRHLWQAEISAERLPWLADHALEDVPVFPATGYLELALAAGGKAVRELTLEALLHLAAPVTVTSSLTGDEFTVVARSVGEWVTHARATVVDDDTAAPPPLSRVEGPDIDLYSRFADAGHAYGPAFRALHGVHAASGAASARLTLPDEATRHPAYALHPALADACLHVLAAAAASSGAAPGRYVPTVLGSVRLLGDPSRGTWCAAEVTGSTPDGITGTVQLLADDDTVLVEFARVRASRLKTPVTALEPRWEPVPLPQKASGPKTWALMSEVDESALATALAEAGDRVHTDPSRPADAVVLVAGEATDPDAAQRQVLRVATLVRKLADRPELPRLWLVTRGAHAVLPGEPGRPGLASLRAVIRVLAFEHPGLRATQVDLDRMDSLVAELRADQPEDEVAWREGRRFAAKLTRTVPAAGTVPVGPGAYVITGGLGELGLLIARWLADHGATRLVLNSRTGPAPGVLDGLRARGAHVDVVLGDLAESGVAERLVERAQEGGVRLRGVVHGAGLLADRVLTELDADDLARAWRPKVLGGLRLHEATKDVELDWWLAQSSLAGLVGSPGQTAHATANAWLDALVAFRRAAGLPATTVNWAAWTRDGAEERLNAGLASIDPASALNALGAVLADGRPAFGLLDSDPNAVADAFPALADRPFLAGLVSRSAPTGRSGTVQERLLACIADVLGISPPDPRTPLLELGLDSLTALRLRTAVLREFGTQPSTALLLRGAGTSEIAAAIAADLGIEAGAAPVVVGARDHAERWISSLWRDVLEVPEVGVHDDFGGTAVAAGRLREAVTRRLGTEPAGLFDIPTVAGMADVVRDLLDASPEGTVRTLRDGDGPPLHLFHPAGGATSVYQPLVAALGRPCLGYERIDHLDSVEEKAAHYADLIIARQPDGPCALAGWSFGGYLAYEVARVLTERGRLVGPVVLIDSILPLPGPDTAPLDRFLRFTEHIERTYGVPLGLSHDELAAVGEDDRIGLVLDRVRTAVPGIGEGVLLHQRTSSVDALLAERYTPRPWYGTVVLLRADQPHPLTTMLDPRYLRTDEALGWDALCPRLRVVRVPGDHVSMIDPPHVTALAAALSAELDFPEDSR
- a CDS encoding fatty acyl-AMP ligase, yielding MISVAAVSTAIAPLPGQLAACAALDGDAVALTFLDHRRHPAGRAISLTWRRLDDRATDIAVWLRTRVGAGEPVAIMADQSPGYVTAFLGILRAGAVAVPLFGPDLPGHGDRLAAVLADCAPRLVLTGADESGQVRAFLDERGMNDVAVHAVEEIPDARGETAAVALTPDDVAYLQYTSGSTGTPRGVVITHGNVVANARQACAAYGVSSGQGVTVSWLPLFHDMGLILSVAGPLVSGVRTVLMRPLAFLEQPLRWLQALSDNPGAVTAAPGFAYAYAAARVRGPEKALLRLDTVLALVDGSEPVRPAAIERFREAFAECGLRPEAHRPSYGLAEATVYVSASTAGSVARGRRFDRAALAGGKLTETAEGGVELVSCGRSIDQRVLVVDPGTEREVPDGTVGEIWVNGPNVGRGYWNRPVETAAVFGARLADRPGLGRWLRTGDLGARHEGELYVTGRIKDLIIVDGRNHYPQDVEDTVEGAHDAVRPRNSVAFAVNTPGGERAVVLAERNRRIEPGAVDTLRFAATVRAAVARRHGLALQDVRLVEPDTLPRTSSGKIARSACRDRYLAEFA